In Arachis hypogaea cultivar Tifrunner chromosome 17, arahy.Tifrunner.gnm2.J5K5, whole genome shotgun sequence, a single window of DNA contains:
- the LOC112764672 gene encoding cytochrome P450 71D10, whose protein sequence is MDLQNLISIFTTFLFLFMLLKIAIKKFSSSKDITNLPPGPKKLPIIGNMHNLVGSMPHECLRNLASKYGPLMHLKLGEVSHIIVTSPEMAQEIMKTQDLNFCDRPNVLFARVMNYNRKAIAFGPYGEYLRHVRKICTMELFTVKCVQSFRRIREAEVSELVKTISQSEGSIFNLSQKILSMTYGISARIVFGKKYSYQEVFISSFEEALQIAGKNCIADLYPSIRVVLEMMSRDKSKLEELYIKTDKILQDIIDDHRNKKGGKCKEEEGREDLVDVLLKFQQKDSEYPLTDDNIKAVIQDIFAGGGETSSTVVEWAMAEMIKKPKVMEAAQAEVRRVYGSKGYVDESELHQLTYLKSIIKETLRLHPSLPLLVPRENKEPCQIKGYQIPAISRIIINAWAIGRDPRYWVDAMEFKPERFVDNYSIDNRGTNFEFISFGGGRRMCPGIAFATPNMELPLAQLLYHFDWKLPNGIKNEELDMSELFGITIRRRNDLCLIPIIHHQP, encoded by the exons ATGGATCTTCAAAACCTTATCTCTATCTTCACCACCTTCCTCTTTCTCTTTATGCTATTGAAAATAGCCATTAAGAAATTTAGTTCTTCGAAGGATATTACCAATTTACCCCCAGGACCAAAAAAACTACCCATAATAGGAAACATGCACAACCTTGTAGGATCAATGCCCCATGAATGCCTAAGAAACTTAGCATCCAAATATGGACCCTTAATGCACCTTAAACTAGGAGAAGTGTCCCACATAATAGTTACATCACCTGAAATGGCACAAGAGATTATGAAGACTCAAGATCTCAACTTTTGTGATAGGCCAAACGTTCTCTTTGCAAGAGTCATGAATTACAATCGAAAAGCCATTGCTTTTGGCCCCTATGGAGAGTATTTGAGGCATGTACGAAAGATATGCACCATGGAGTTATTTACAGTAAAGTGTGTTCAATCTTTTAGGCGCATAAGAGAAGCAGAGGTTTCAGAGTTGGTCAAAACAATATCTCAAAGTGAAGGCTCCATTTTTAATCTCTCTCAAAAGATTTTATCAATGACCTATGGAATCTCGGCTAGAATAGTATTtg GTAAAAAATATAGTTACCAGGAAGTTTTTATATCATCTTTTGAAGAAGCATTGCAAATAGCAGGAAAAAATTGTATTGCTGATCTGTATCCTTCAATTAGAGTAGTGCTTGAAATGATGAGTAGAGACAAGTCTAAGCTTGAAGAACTGTATATAAAGACTGATAAGATATTACAAGACATCATAGATGATcatagaaataaaaaaggtggcaaaTGTAAAGAAGAAGAAGGCAGGGAAGATTTAGTTGATGTTCTTCTCAAATTTCAACAAAAAGATTCTGAATATCCCTTAACTGATGATAACATTAAAGCAGTCATTCAG GATATATTTGCTGGTGGTGGAGAAACATCCTCAACAGTTGTGGAATGGGCAATGGCTGAAATGATAAAGAAACCAAAAGTGATGGAAGCTGCACAAGCTGAAGTTAGAAGAGTTTATGGTAGCAAAGGGTATGTGGATGAATCAGAATTGCACCAATTGACATACCTTAAGTCTATCATCAAAGAAACCTTAAGGTTACATCCATCTCTGCCATTGTTAGTTCCTAGAGAGAACAAAGAACCATGCCAAATCAAAGGGTATCAAATTCCAGCCATTTCTAGAATTATTATCAATGCTTGGGCAATTGGAAGAGATCCAAGGTATTGGGTTGATGCCATGGAATTTAAGCCAGAGAGGTTTGTTGATAATTATTCAATTGATAATAGAGGCACAAACTTTGAATTTATTTCATTTGGTGGTGGAAGAAGAATGTGTCCCGGGATTGCATTTGCTACACCAAACATGGAGTTGCCACTTGCTCAATTGCTTTATCATTTTGATTGGAAGCTTCCCAATggaatcaagaatgaagaactTGATATGAGTGAGTTGTTTGGGATCActataagaagaagaaatgatCTCTGCTTGATTCCCATTATTCATCATCAaccttaa